ctcggctgtgccaaattatgttgtgtccttgggcaaggcacttcaccctccttgcctcggggagaatgtccctgtacttacagtaactcgctctggataagagtgtctactaaaATGTAAATTGGTCTTAGACACAGATGGTATGGTGTAAAGGTTTATACACTATGTGCAATGAAAGTTGAGCAGTCTTATCAACATAAATTCATCATAGAGTATGCATGTGTACAGTTGTGGGGTAAACAGCAACGTTGCAGGAGTTAGCCTCTGGCTAACTTGCCATTTAGGGCTTTGATGGGCTGGGGGTCAAAGGAGTTGTTAAAGCTACTGAGCCTGCACTGTAGACTGAAGAGTCTGCCTTGAGGGAAGAAGCCGGTATgctagagcagtggttcccaaacctgatcctcagggcacccctgtcctgcatgttttagatgtttccctgctccaacacacctgattcaaatgaatggtcataagcaggcttctgcaaagCTGGATAATGAcccaatcatttgaatcaggtgtgttggagcagggaaacatctaaaacatgcaggacagggggtccctgaaaaccagggttgggaaccactgtgaTAGAAGACATGGGTGTGGTCTGAATTTCAGAGTCTGGAATGATGTTTTGAGTCTGTCTGATGAGTGCTTCCTCAAAGACAGCCTAAGGTGTGGACATACTGGTCTCCAGTGGATTTGGGGTTAAACCCCATCTTCTCAGAGAGGAGGACCTGGCGTTTACACACTAGGCTAGGCTGGTTCCGTTCTTTGTTTTACAATGCCAAATTTGCTCCTAAGACTTGTGATTACCCCGTCCTCCGAATCTTGCTGAATCCAGTAAAAATCCATGCTTCATGAAACGCTCCACGCACGCATAAACACATTAGAAAAAGTAGGGCATTTTACTGTACAACGAAATTGTTGTTGTTCAGTATAATTGGGGAAGACATGCTTCATTTAACctaccacctcctctcctccactgcaATGATTTTGTCACACCTGTTCCATCATCCTTACCATTGCTGACCAGGCCTGTTCCCGACCGCACATGCGCACAATCCCATACTGTGAGCGAGCCCCTTTCCTGCTGTCACCACGACTGTCACAACACCGAGGGGCAAAGCTGCCGAGTGGGTAAGATTCATCGTTTACAGCTGGCTTACTGCTCTTAGTGTTATAACGATAATCAAGcaaagggacacacacagtcGGCAAACAGCTTTAATAGGACCGAGTGCAGTGAAAGAGACGTGTCGGGCTCCCCCTTTGTGTCAGATGCGTGGGAATTGCTATGCTGCTAATCTCAATGTTTTCACATTTTACACGTAGCGAATATAAACATACGATACAATGCCCTTTTCTCTCAACTTTCGAACTATTTGACATGAATTAGTTTCCACGTCCCGTATTTCCGCTCATTTGAAGCTGAAACATCTACACAACGCGTGGTATGATATTGTAAACACTGTGCTGCTCGCGCTACTGTAAGTGAAACTATAGCTTATTTCTCGGAAATGTTTCCCTTTTGTCGTCAGCTCTTTACGCTATTTACGTTGGCTGCAATTATAACTCATGTTGATGAGGAGTTCGGATGTGTTAGAGAGGGGACGACTTTGCTTGGGACTGTTTTTGCAGCTTTGATCAGGTTTTCTTCATTTTCCGTCTTACTTCTGCCACCATCACGGTGCTTTTGTGTTGCTGGGCGGAGTGACCATTTCCTCCTAAAATGCATttagtggttgttgttgttgtcctgCCTTTATGTTTTCATGGAAAATGCAAAGGCGTCCTTTTCAAGAACAGACTTCTTCACAAATTATCACCATAGCCTTAATTTCAAACAGTAGATTAAGATGCAGTTGCTTGTTAGAATAAACTACTACGTGATGGATACAGAACTAGAAAGCTAATTCATGAACATGAGTACCCGGCAGCGAAGCCATGAACGTGGTTTGTTGAGGCCCAGATGTTTTGGACCATTTGTTGAATTTCCACCATCTTTTTGTTGTGCTTTCACTCAGTTCGGTTTTCTCAGTTCTCAGTTCACTGCGGTTTTTATACTGCTTTACTGCTGTTTCTACTGTGTTTTACTCGTTTACTGCTTGTGTTCCTGCTGTCACTGCTTAGCTTCTACCGTGTATCTGCTGTGTTTCTATTGTGTTCATGTTGTTTCTACTGTTGTTACTGCTACTGTAGCGGTGCTGCTACTGTTCATTCCACTGTTGGGTTACAGGTTTGTTTCTATTGTGTTACTGCTGTGTTACACACTAACTGGGTTACGTAATGGAACTGTATTGTAGTAGTGTATTGTcagtctttttctgtctctgttctACAGATTGAGCTGGTGGAGACCTAGAATGTGACTGGAATGGAAGCCTATTGACTGAGGCCCTGATTGGTGGAAGGACTGGAGACGAGGCCCTGATTGGTGGAAGGACTGGAGACTGAGGCCCCTGATTGGTGGAAGGACTGGAGACTGTGGCCCTGATTGGTGGAAGGACAAGGTAGGTGAGTCACTGTGGAAAGGATagaagtgtagcctacttcaccagagaactgtgtgtgcgtgattcAAACTGCGATATGGCCTTAGTCGACCTCAACGTGCTTGTTTGAAGAGTTACAAAAAGTTTCTTCTTAAAATACTTTTACTAGAAGAACTCTCTGAAAAGTTCTGCTTGTCTTGCAGTTTCAGTAAATTGGCTTGGCGAGGTCTTAATGTTGGGCTCTAGCTGTACAAACCCTCTGTCAGATTCTGTACAGCTTTGCATTTTACCAGACACTAAATGGACTTGCTGCAGTTTGGGGCCCCCAGGGTTTAAGCTTACACAGTGACAGATCATAGACATCCTTATTGtaccacacacacgtctctcagacacacattctacacacacattctacacacacattccacacacacattatacacacactctacacacacagcattatgCCCAGTAAAGCACAAGAACCTTTCCATCACGCTAACGGAGGAATGTGGTGTGTCCTCCACCACTGCAGACGCTGTGACTGCACTTTTATTAAGTGGATTATTCACCCAGATATCTACTACTTCCTGTTTTTGTCTAACTGTCTTTTCTGTGCACAACTGTGTGAAATGTCACATGGAACACAAATgtgatttgtttatttgtttattgaTTTTAAGTGTTACAGAGTAACACTACAGGCATGTGAAGTAATGTTAATAtattcacttagcagacgctttctTCCAAAGCGATGTATGAGGAGAGTTTTGAACCTGGGACTTTTAGAGCTATTggaaaatgctctaccactgagctccaCCCTTCCCAGTAATGCCAGGGGAGGAGTTGACATAgctgttgactgtgtgtgttctttcaTCTCCTGGCTGTAGGAGGGATCATGTTTCCCAGCATACAGagcgacaggaagaggaagctgAGCGTGACCTCGAAGGGTGCGACTGACGAGTACTGTCTGAGAGTGAGTATGCTGATGGCGGGGTCGTCTCTGACACTCCACACTAAGCGGTGCTTCCGTCCATGTCTAAGTCTGCTCTGTGGGGTTTCAGAGACCGAAGGAGGATCCAGCCAAGATGAAGAACAAGACACCCAGCAACACAccaggtacacgcacacacacacatgcactgggGTTGGATTGATCTACCAATGTATTGACTgattgtactgtgtgtgttggtccttgctgtgtgtgtgtgttgcatcagCGAGCAGTAAGAGGAAGGCGTGGTCATGGGAGCAgtatctggaggaggaggggaccaTGGACGACACCTGCACTGCTGCTCCTGTTACACTGTTCACTGaggtacacactctctctacacacacacacacacacacacactcactctacaCACTGTAGAGAAGCGAGACTGgtgttggtcacggtttggaatggaaaggagaaaacaggacaacagCGGATATTGCTgtaaaatataatttttttgacgacgtagttaaggcggcaggcgtgtgttgcttggGCGGCAGCCTAAATGCTGTGGGAAACCCTGACACACGCTCAACATACACTTGCACgcaaacacgcatgcacacactcaccacatgcTTCATGCTGGTTGACCACATggagtgaagaagaggaggggttttCATGTGCGCTGATTGGACGGGACATCTGTTTCAGCCCTGGCACCAATGTTCGTTTCCACGACAACCGGGCTGCCAAGACCCAatagagcagagagggagggcttGTTACGAGAGAACGTTGTTATGGTGATGATTGTGTTGTTATTCTGTGTTAAGTCATTCTTCAGATGTGAACCAGAAACGTTTAATCGgtctcctccttcctgtgtgtaaggcagattttctgtgtacatgtacagcatGAGTCtctgtaaggtcaagaggtcatacAGCGAGGCCCCCTCTGAACAGAATATAGCACACAACCCAGACAGTGGGGAGACAGTAAGGAAAATCATGAACAACTAGGGCTTATGTGATTAACGACCACTTCACCTACTGAACGTTCCAGTGTATCAGTGCAatgaccactgaagacccgtttAGGAAGccattctgtgcattctatatctgtactgtccaactcatgtatttaagcatggctgagagacagagttttcactcatgccatcagtttgtcttgaactgatcCGGGCGGCTCGACTAATAAATCAAAGTCAACTCCTTTCCTTTGTCGTGACTCCTTCCGGCCTACCTTCTCCAGAATAATCCTCACATCCCTGTGTTTGGCTCTCCTACCCCAGGCCCAGTTGTTCCCCAGCAGTAAGAATGGGTTCAAGGTGGGAATGAGGTTGGAGGGTATCGAcccgctccacccctccatgtTCTGTGTCCTGTCGGTGGCAGaggtgaggtcacacacacacacacactaacactaacAGGAAGTTGGTTTACCACTGCAGACAGGTGTGACACATACATGTCCAGTGTGTAGACCATGTGACTCTGGAACTTACAGGTGATTGGCTTCCGAATGCGCCTACACATTGATGGTTACTCTGAGTGCTATGACTTCTGGGTAAATGCCGACTCCCCCGACATCAGACCAGCTGGCTGGTGCCAGGCAACAGAACACACGCTCCACCCACctaaaggtgtgtgtttgtgttgtttccatgtgtgtgtgtgtgtttttgtatgtctAAAATATAGACTATGTACCAGGATTGTTTATGTATCtctctgacaccccccccccccctctctctgttcctcctcccctcctctttccctcctcccccctgcaggCTACAGTGAAGAAGAGTTTGACTGGGAGActtacctcctctcctgtgaATCCCAGGCCTCCCCAGAGGCCCTGTTCACAGACCACAGCAGTGTACGCTCCCAGGCTAGGATCATCTCACCTTCTTCATAATGAACCCTGCCTCGTCACACGGGGCCTTGCACTGTCTGCAGACAAATGCAAGCTTGTATTCAAATACAGATGCCACAAAATAAACGTCATGGCTGCTTCTAAgcttatcgtgtgtgtgtgtgtgtgtgtgtagccccaGGGCTCCTGCAGGCTGCAGGTGGGCATGAAGCTGGAGGCTGTAGACAGGAAGAATccgtgtctggtgtgtgtggcgtCCGTGGCTGACATTGTAGACCACCGCTTCCTGGTCCACTTTGACAACTGGGACGACACCTACGACTACTGGTGAGCTGACCAATCACACCACAGACCTCACCAAATCACACCACTGACATCACCAAACACTCAGTGTCTCCCGtcaatgtttgtatgtgttgctTTTCCCCCATCACATTACCCTGACAAAGGGGACATGTCACTGGCAGGCTTAGGaataaaaacagaaaaaaagggtTTGTCTGTGTCATACtgtgaccagcagggggagctccTGTATGTATGGAAACACCAGGGGCATCGCAGCTCTGACTCACCTCAACttactgctacacacacacttacacacacacacacacctgcagtgacacatacacacaaagatgTTCATCGTATAGGCCCTGTGAGACACCAATTAGGAGTGAGTTGTTTGAGTGCTGCGTACTGATTGGGTATTTAACTATGCTGCACAGCTGTgtagaggagtgtgtgaggggagacGTGTTCTGATGCTTctccacacctgtgtgtgtgtgtgtgtgtgttgcaggtgtgaTGCCAGCAGCCCTCATATCCACCCTGTGGGCTGGTGCCAGGACCATGTACGACCTCTTACTGCACCTCAGGGTGagaacacacagtacacacactgaaaacacacacgctgcacacactactaaacacacacaaatatgtgtgtgtgtgtgtgtgtgagtgaatccTCCTGTAATtatcatgttgtgtgtgtttaaggacATCCGAACCCAGAACACTTCCTCTGGGAGGAGTATCTAGAAGACAATGGCTGCACCGCAGTACCCAGCCAGGCTTTCGCTATGGTAACCAAACACGATTGACAGATCTGTAGCCCTATCAGGAGCGTGCGTACAGTGATTGACAGGTGTGTGGTCCTATCCCAGAGGGCCCCTCATGGTTTCAGGGTGAACATGAAGCTGGAGGCGGTGGACAGGAGGAACCCCATGCTGATAAGAGTAGCCACCATCACTGACACTGAGGACTACAGAGTCAAGGtactgtaggtgtgtttgtttgtctgggtgtgtgtgtttgcgtgcgtgttttAGTGTCAGTCAAGACACCCATGTATTGATTTGACCATGTATTGATTTACCACAGATATGTAAATAAGTCCCTTAGGGCTTTGTTGGAGGGGTTCTATCTAAGGGTAAACTACTCCCTGTCTCAGAGCGCTAGCCAAGCAAACATCCAACAACATATAACGTCCTTCCTGGAGAGAGACTTACAGACAATAGGGAGGActtggggatggtggagggtgacACTGTCTGATGCACATTAATCCTATATTATATTGTCAGACAGGCGCGTTATCCCAGAATGCCTTTGTCATGGGTCACAGAAGGAAATTGACTTATTgatccacacactcactcactcacacacacacccctttccaTTCATCTTAATGGAATCAGTTGTCTAGCTCACGGTCACTCTGACACTCTCACtacctaggtgtgtgtgtgtgtgacaaggcCAGTTCTGCAGGAGTGTTTCACATGTActctgtgtttgagagagagagagagagagagagacagagaggagggagagggggagagagacagagaggggagagggagaaagaggagagagagagaggggagagagagtggagagggagagggagagggtagagggagagagagagagagagagagagagagagagagagagagagagagagggagagagggagagagggagagagggagagagggagagggggagagggggagagagacagagaggggagagggagaaagaggagagagagagagaggggagagggagaaagaggagagagagaggggagagagagagtgtggagagggagagtgtggagagggagagggagagggagagagtggagagggagagagtggagagggagagagtggagagggagagagtggagagggagagggagggagagagagagagagagtgtgagggagagagagggagagagggagagggagatgttgGAAGAACAGTCCTGATTGGATTGTGTTCCGCACTGCTGCTGCAACTGACGAGAAATTGATTAGATTTATACAAATGTAGAATGTATACTTTGGAGCAGTATGTGTGCCCGAGTAAATGGAAATATGTGTGATTCTACAGACTCATGTACTGTCCTCTTTAGGGATATTTTAATGGGTCTTACATAGGTTAATATTTAATGTGGTGCAGTTATTGTAGTTCTTGGGGAGAGCTGAGTGAGGGAAAGAGTTTGGTGCTGATGCGGAAAACAGCATGAGAATTCTAGTTCGAAAGACGAGAGTTATAAACATTAGCGGAAAGATTCTAAATAGTAGAAGATCAGATATTAAGTTTTATCTCATCAGTTATCttgctcccctctcccccccttccctatcTCAGATCCATTTTGACGGTTGGCAGGAGAAGTTTGACTTCTGGGTGGACTCTGACCAGAGTGACCTGCATCCTGTGGGCTGGTGCTCCAGCACTGGGCACCCCCTAGAGCCCCCCCTCTGTGAGTCTGCACACCCACtatactagtgtgtgtgtgtgtgtgtgtgtgtgtgtgattgtgatctTCTTCAGTCGTCTCTCCTACTCCCTCCATCCGTTTGTCCTCTCGTTCTTCAAGcacctcttgtgtgtgtgtgtgtgtgtgtgatcaatgTTATTGATCAGGTGTCTCAGGTCACCAGGCAGCTGCAGCAGACAGGACAGCAGGGAACAGCAGGGACACTGAGGAGTCATACCTCAGCAAAACCTTCTAGAACTTTCAACTGCTGTTTCTAGGTGTTCTGtgattgactgtgtgtgtgtgtgtgtgtgtgtgtgcgcgtgcgcgtgtcctccagctgcagcaggttCCTCAGACCTCAAGCCTGTCTCTGCCCAGGGGGTGTGTCCTACGCCAGGCTGCAGAGGGGTTGGACATATCAAAGGAGCAAAATACTCAGGACATCACAGGTAAACATACACAACAATACTCAGGACATCACAGGTAAACATACACAACAATACTCAGGACATCACAGGTAAACATACACAACAATACTCAGGACATCACAGGTAAACATACACAACAATACTCAGGACATCACAGGTAAACATACACAACAATACTCAGGACATCACAGGTAAACATACACAACAATACTCAGGACATCACAGGTAAACATACACAACAATACTCAGGACATCACAGGTAAACATACACAACAATACTCAGGACATCACAGGTAAACATACACAACAATACTCAGGACATCACAGGTAAACATACACAACAATACTCAGGACATCACAGGTAAACATACACAACAATACTCAGGACATCACAGGTAAACATACACAACAATACTCAGTTCACAACTGAAACACTAGCAAGCACATGTACTGCAgaaaaaggtagagagagagagggagaaaaggagagagagaaaaagggggagagacacacaggttcTGGCAGGACTGGTCAGGTCCAGATTGGAGCAGGTGGATCTTGTATTGCCAAAGCAATTCAGAACTCTGCTCGCACCAGAAACAGAAAGACATTTACATGTAATTTACATCTCATCTGCATGAATTAATCTAAAACCCTGAAACTGCTGCTTTCAAAGTGAAACTTCCTGTGCTTTCTTGTGAGGCGCCACTCTCCCACACTGCTTGTGGGACTATGAGATGCCTCTTCTGTTTAATGGGCTGGACCATCACTGTGATAGAATGTGATGTATGAGAGGAAGTTGGGGACTTCACTTGCCACAGCTCCTTTATTACAGTAAACAAACCAGACtcgtataaacacacacacacacaacacacacatacagaaacacggTAATGAAAGCATCACTGGATATATGGAGGCAAATGAAAGCTATAATGAGTACTGGGTGATGCTGACTTTATTGAAGCATTCTGTGTACGTACTGTTACGTCTGAGAAACATCTTACTGCAGTGGAGGCTGGAAGCCGTTTGAAATCTTCTACATTCAGACATGTCCAAACTGGACAACATTTGATttagaccaacacacacacgcacatttgtCACTCCCTGGGAAGTCTTATGGGAGCAGGACAGCTGCATCAGAGGACAAACAAGCACCAACATGTTGACTTTATTAGTTTTCTCCATGGTTTCCTCCATTGGTTGCCTCCTCACCTCAGCACCCGGCCCTGCTGTAGCTACACGGTTTGTGGGCTGTAGCAATGTTGCCTTCTGCATGCACCACTGAACTGCAGGGCTGTCTATAAGGGGGAGgatagggagagggggaggaggggggggaggatgggaaagagggggaggaggggggggagggggaggatgggaaggagggggaggaggggaggagggggagaggggggagggaatggaggaagagagatgcgacagagagaagggaggaggggagagtggaggcTGCAGAGGGGAGTGGTTTGTCAGCACAGCTGGATACATGATTAATGAGCTGGCTTCCTAGGTGTGTCTGCGTATGGAACCAGGAACATGGAGTGTGAGGACctagtctctcccacacacactcagcagtcACTGTTGTGGCTGGGTGATGTTGTTACACCTCCTTTGTGTATCCAGGCTCTCGTTCCccgctctccctctgcctcccttttctattctctctctctctctctctctctctctctctctcctctctctctctctctctctctctctctctctctctctctctctctccctatctctctctctctctctctctctccctatctctctctctccctatctctctctctccctatctctctctctccatccatccccatCTTACCCTCTCTCCTATTGTTCTCTGACCCCCCTTTTCCCAGTGCCTTTGGCTGTCCTTACTCAGACCTTAATGTGAAAAAAGGAGGTTGTGGTTCCAGACCGCCTGGGAGGAGAGAAGCAAATCACCTTCGTACCGGTCCACTTCGTCCAGAAGACCAAGAGGCTCCTCCCTGACGACCACCAGCTGGACACGCCCCCTGACGACCACGCAGACAGGtgggaggaagtgatgtcattctGTCTCACCATCAAACGCAAAGCAGGCCAAGCCAAACTGTGGGAAACAGTCTGAGGTGCtctgtgagagaaggagagggagcagggatggTCAGAGTGGAGAGAAAGAATGGAGAGACGCTTAGTAGAGAACAAGAGCGAtaggagagaaaagggaacccccaaagaggaggggggggggggaggttcagAGTATTAAAAAAGATCTGAGCATGACCAAGCTCTCTGATAGGCTTAGCTCTGAGCCCCCACAATCCTCTTGGCCTGCCGTCTCTACCGCACGCTGAAACTTCTCCGAGGtgacaagagaaagagagagtgtttgaGTTGACGTGGTGAGAACGCAAGGTGAGCATCAGGCatgtggagagaggggataatgagaggggaggagaggaatccCTTTCAATCTTTAAACGACACAAGAagctaagaagaagaagaacttcCACTGGCTCTTCTCCATACGAGAACAAAGACACGCCATCGTATTGCATGTCTACTGTCACTCTGGCTGTAGACCAGCCTGCAGCGTTTGGGCCAGCAGAGGAGACAtgaaggcagagggggggggggggggggggagggggaggagaggcagatgaaaggagggaaggaacaTGGGGATAATAATAGGTGTATTGATCCTTAGTGTTTTAGATAAACTAGACTCTGTCTCGTCACGTTTTCTGGAACACTAACATCTACTCTTTGATTTTCtcatttcctcttcctctcctccccccccccaccctctcattctccttcttccactcctctCAATCTGTACTCCTGttgtctcctttccctcctcctgtccaggTCGGGGGGGTTTGAGGTGTCAGGTGGTCGTCTGAGGGCACGTCCCCCTGGGGGTGTGGCCATGGTGAAGAGGGAGGAGCCAGCAACTCAGGGAAACAAGCTGCTGTCTCCCCAGGGCAAAAGAGGCAGGCTgcccagca
This genomic stretch from Hypomesus transpacificus isolate Combined female chromosome 8, fHypTra1, whole genome shotgun sequence harbors:
- the LOC124470440 gene encoding LOW QUALITY PROTEIN: lethal(3)malignant brain tumor-like protein 4 (The sequence of the model RefSeq protein was modified relative to this genomic sequence to represent the inferred CDS: deleted 1 base in 1 codon), giving the protein MFPSIQSDRKRKLSVTSKGATDEYCLRRPKEDPAKMKNKTPSNTPASSKRKAWSWEQYLEEEGTMDDTCTAAPVTLFTEAQLFPSSKNGFKVGMRLEGIDPLHPSMFCVLSVAEVIGFRMRLHIDGYSECYDFWVNADSPDIRPAGWCQATEHTLHPPKGYSEEEFDWETYLLSCESQASPEALFTDHSSPQGSCRLQVGMKLEAVDRKNPCLVCVASVADIVDHRFLVHFDNWDDTYDYWCDASSPHIHPVGWCQDHVRPLTAPQGHPNPEHFLWEEYLEDNGCTAVPSQAFAMRAPHGFRVNMKLEAVDRRNPMLIRVATITDTEDYRVKIHFDGWQEKFDFWVDSDQSDLHPVGWCSSTGHPLEPPLSAAGSSDLKPVSAQGVCPTPGCRGVGHIKGAKYSGHHSAFGCPYSDLNVKKEVVVPDRLGGEKQITFVPVHFVQKTKRLLPDDHQLDTPPDDHADRSGGFEVSGGRLRARPPGGVAMVKREEPATQGNKLLSPQGKRGRLPSRLAQSARYVRVKKEEEEEEEDEDEVLANVMTERGVGVDSLQQALHQSVFLSTVSSGPGLDLPLCWEQHCKLLPGVAGVQASRVEHWSVEEVADFLQSLPGCEEQAKRFREEQIDGKAFLLLTQRDIVKIMSVKLGPALKIYNAILMFKHAEDSKSAPSHTLT